Proteins from a single region of Amblyomma americanum isolate KBUSLIRL-KWMA chromosome 10, ASM5285725v1, whole genome shotgun sequence:
- the LOC144107361 gene encoding uncharacterized protein LOC144107361 — protein sequence MDLMKLLRSDLLSLCDELGVDVEEKMKKSHICTLLLETANEETVSDTWELLKRKKEETERKREENERQRLAAEREERELRRLQLANDQKKLECESSRGMTPERVSQAESFPMDRLMQPYKIGEDLGYYLVNFERTCEKRGYAKETWPQKLLMVLPCEAATIVARLDAKDADDYEKVKASLLRKYRLSAEEFRQRFRGASKRSSESYAEFAFSLKANLTEWLKGAEACDTKDKVVECVGLEQFYNSIPEAVKLWVQDRENVSTVEKAAELADEYATRRKLSSESSESEKKAFGLRKRFIPKNRSQFRNRETVEGIKQAPEKTEDRAKQAGAQKALTKEFEARKPFRCFNCQETGHIAARCTKTRLAFSYANDSDENLELLRPYIHELQVNGKLCRVLRDSGATMDIVHPSYVKEEDFTGEVAWIRQVLENQSVCLPMARVVISGPFGELVTEAAVSSAVSLQYPYLFSNKSNQLLCDRGQKLAEGTVKALTRSKSRELASKLRYSQESEATGEREGIPEIAEPSNENAVRAHEQQQEPVTEGSPIDASLQEACSPDSMLLPTSLCMDRLLRVDRDSLITEQERDPSLSKLHFIAKEGIARRNVTLHHKCGLLYRHYRDKKGKTLDQLVVPEKYRSDLLGLCHGNSWSGHLGVNKTKERLLGEYYWPGCFRDAERYVQSCDACQRTGKPGERWKAPLKLVPLISEPFRRLVIDTVGPLPRTKSGYKYVLTMICPATKFPEAVPLKELSSAEIVDGLLSVFARIGFPAEIQADQGTVFTSALTTTFLQRCGVRLIHSSVYHPQSNSVEKWHSVLKRVLRASCYEHKDDWESCLPATLFALRTVPHEATGFTPAELVYGRALRSPLRMLREMWEGTGESQSVVEYVLQLLNRLSATRELVDRNLKTAQDTAKKYYDKNARLRTFKTGDRVLILRSARKNKMEVHWDGPVEVLDQISETNYTLKMPGRGQQIKIYHCNLMKPYVERSGVVNMAVNIPEELQTENPEWKGSMKENATNSIEEIVSRSASTMDLEQKQLQELRCELKARKNTLPFIKKTFHVYGVG from the exons atggatctaatgaagttgctaaggtcagatttgctgtcattgtgtgatgagttgggtgtagatgtagaggagaagatgaaaaagtcacacatttgcacattgctcttggaaaccgctaATGAAGAAACAGTtagcgatacgtgggaactcctcaaa cgaaagaaagaggaaactgagcgaaagagagaggaaaatgagcgccaacggctagcggccgagcgagaggaacgggagctcagaaggttacagCTTGCGAATGACCAAAAGAAACTGGAATGTGAGAGTTCGAGAGGCATGACTCCAGAGAGAGTGAGTCAGGCCGAATCGTTTCCTATGGACAGATTGATGCAGCCGTATAAGATTGGCGAGGATCTTGGTTATTACCTCGTGAATTTCGAGAGGACGTGTGAGAAACGAGGTTACGCTAAGGAGACCTGGCCACAAAAGCTACTTATGGTGTTACCCTGTGAGGCGGCCACTATAGTCGCGAGGCTTGACGCGAAAGATgccgatgactacgagaaggttaAAGCGAGTTTGCTAAGAAAGTACCGACTTTCGGCAGAAGAATTCCGACAGCGGTTCAGAGGTGCCAGCAAGAGAAGCAGCGAGAGCTATGCAGAATTCGCATTCAGTTTGAAGGCGAACCTTACAGAGTGGTTGAAGGGCGCGGAGGCATGTGACACCAAAGATAAGGTTGTCGAATGTGTAGGCCTCGAGCAGTTCTATAACAGTATCCCTGAGGCCGTTAAGTTATGGGTGCAAGACAGAGAAAATGTGAGCACAGTGGAGAAAGCTGCAGAACTAGCGGACGAATATGCAACACGGAGAAAGCTGAGTTCCGAGTCAAGCGAGTCTGAAAAGAAAGCGTTCGGTTTAAGGAAGCGTTTCATTCCCAAAAATCGATCGCAATTTAGGAATCGCGAGACAGTTGAGGGCATTAAACAGGCCCCAGAAAAAACTGAGGATCGTGCCAAGCAGGCCGGAGCTCAGAAAGCATTGACgaaggagttcgaggccaggaagCCGTTCCGTTGTTTCAACTGTCAGGAAACTGGACATATTGCAGCAAGGTGTACGAAGACGCGATTGGCTTTCTCATATGCCAACGACAGTGATGAGAATTTGGAACTTCTGCGTCCATATATTCACGAACTCCAAGTAAATGGAAAATTGTGCAGGGTCCTTCGGGACAGCGGGGCAACAATGGACATTGTTCACCCCTCATATGTCAAGGAGGAAGACTTTACTGGGGAAGTAGCATGGATAAGACAGGTACTAGAAAATCAGAGTGTGTGCCTGCCTATGGCAAGGGTGGTGATTTCCGGCCCGTTCGGCGAGCTAGTGACAGAAGCCGCCGTCTCGTCGGCTGTTTCATTGCAGTACCCGTATCTATTCTCCAATAAGTCAAATCAGCTGCTTTGCGATCGAGGTCAGAAGCTGGCTGAGGGGACAGTGAAAGCCCTGACTAGGTCCAAATCACGCGAGCTTGCTTCCAAGCTTAGGTACAGCCAGGAATCAGAGGCAACTGGTGAGAGGGAGGGAATTCCCGAGATTGCGGAACCAAGCAACGAAAATGCAGTTCGAGcacatgaacagcagcaggaacctgTTACCGAAGGTAGCCCCATCGATGCCAGCCTACAAGAAGCGTGCAGTCCAGACTCCATGTTATTGCCCACCTCCCTGTGCATGGATCGCTTGTTGCGCGTTGACAGAGACTCCTTAATCACAGAACAGGAAAGAGACCCTAGCTTGTCAAAGTTACACTTCATAGCCAAGGAGGGTATTGCTAGGCGTAACGTGACATTGCACCACAAATGCGGATTGCTGTATCGCCATTACAGGGACAAAAAGGGGAAGAcgcttgatcagctggtcgtgcctgaaaagtaccgctctgaccttttaggcctctgtcacggaaacagttggtcagggcacttaggtgtaaacaaaacgaaggaaaggctgcttggggaatactactggccgggatgtttccgagatgctgaacgctacgtgcagtcatgcgacgcgtgtcagcgcaccggaaaaccaggagaaagaTGGAAGGCCCCGCTAAAGCTGGTGCCGCTTATCTCGGAGCCTTTTCGACGTCTGGTCATTGACACCGTCGGGCCACTACCCAGAACTAAGTCAGGCTATAAGTACGTACTCACTATGATATGCCCTGCTACCAAGTTCCCGGAGGCGGTGCCGCTAAAGGAGCTTAGCTCGGCAGAGATAGTGGACGGTCTCCTGTCCGTTTTCGCTCGAATTGGCTTTCCGGCAGAAATTCAGGCTGATCAGGGGACAGTTTTCACGAGCGCACTCACAACCACGTTCTTACAGAGGTGTGGGGTGAGGTTGATTCATAGCTCCGTTTACCACCCTCAATCGAACAGCGTCGAGAAGTGGCACTCAGTGCTCAAAAGAGTGCTACGTGCTTCCTGCTATGAGCACAAAGACGATTGGGAAAGTTGCCTCCCGGCAACGCTGTTCGCCCTGAGAACagtaccgcacgaagcgacgggcttCACTCCTGCAGAACTAGTGTACGGAAGGGCTCTTCGTTCCCCGCTTAGGATGCTTAGAGAAATGTGGGAGGGGACAGGAGAGAGTCAGTCAGTAGTGGAGTATGTGTTGCAGTTACTAAACCGCCTGAGTGCCACACGAGAACTAGTGGATCGAAATCTCAAAACAGCTCAGGACACGGCGAAGAAGTACTACGACAAGAATGCTAGACTGAGAACCTTCAAGACGGGGGATCGTGTGCTTATTCTCAGGTCCGCACGCAAAAATAagatggaagttcactgggacggGCCAGTGGAAGTTTTGGATCAGATTTCAGAAACCAACTACACTTTGAAAATGCCAGGGAGAGGACAGCAGATAAAGATCTATCACTGCAATTTAATGAAGCCCTATGTAGAAAGGAGCGGGGTTGTAAACATGGCCGTAAATATCCCCGAAGAGCTACAAACCGAAAACCCTGAGTGGAaaggcagcatgaaagaaaatgctaccaacagcatagaggaaatcgtgtcccgatccgcgagcaccatggatctagaacaaaagcaactccaagaattgag ATGTGAACTCAAGGCCAGGAAAAACACTCTTCCATTCATTAAGAAAACCTTCCACGTTTATGGAGTCGGTTAG